One window of the Streptomyces sp. NBC_00259 genome contains the following:
- a CDS encoding heparin lyase I family protein: MQRRNLRSRLLLPPAAVAAAMTLVTASPASASVLWDGNADKGLGVFASVLCDGGVARVHTWNDSHGNFFEFNKVAGIDRCEGHSLAGAEGQLQNNKTLWFGWSLATKTGNAQTVFQWKSNGTNDQNQQNYPVIMKVEDDQLKAWYVSPGETWNAIGSRSWSVGSWHSIQMKIATNSATGGSVEIYLDGSLFASRSGIRTWDDSGNKPRWGSYGSTIAGVGSQSWVDDPKLGTSRADVD, translated from the coding sequence ATGCAACGACGCAATCTCCGATCCAGGCTTCTGCTCCCCCCGGCCGCTGTCGCCGCCGCCATGACCCTCGTCACGGCGAGCCCGGCGAGCGCCTCCGTCCTGTGGGACGGCAACGCGGACAAGGGACTCGGTGTCTTCGCCTCGGTCCTCTGCGACGGCGGCGTCGCCCGCGTGCACACCTGGAACGACAGCCATGGCAACTTCTTCGAGTTCAACAAGGTAGCGGGCATCGACCGCTGCGAGGGCCACAGCCTGGCCGGAGCCGAAGGACAGTTGCAGAACAACAAGACCCTGTGGTTCGGCTGGTCGCTCGCGACGAAGACGGGCAACGCCCAGACCGTCTTCCAGTGGAAGTCCAACGGCACCAACGACCAGAACCAGCAGAACTACCCGGTGATCATGAAGGTCGAGGACGACCAGCTGAAGGCCTGGTACGTCTCGCCCGGCGAGACGTGGAACGCGATCGGCAGCCGCAGCTGGTCGGTGGGCTCCTGGCACTCCATCCAGATGAAGATCGCCACCAACTCGGCCACCGGCGGCTCGGTCGAGATCTACCTTGACGGCTCGCTGTTCGCCTCCCGCTCGGGCATCCGCACCTGGGACGACTCCGGCAACAAGCCCCGTTGGGGCAGCTACGGCTCGACCATCGCGGGCGTCGGCTCGCAGAGCTGGGTCGACGACCCCAAGCTGGGGACCTCGCGCGCCGACGTCGACTGA
- a CDS encoding GNAT family N-acetyltransferase, with protein sequence MSWLPDDFVHPVLVPLPGSGHHLRPIREADTPLDYPAVMGSRERLWTIFGPAWGWPAATMTYEADQADLLRHEKEIAAHQSFNYALFDAAEKSLLGCVYIDPPERAGADGEISWWVVDELVGSTVERALDELVPQWIAADWPFEQPRFLGREISWSDWLALPEHPDA encoded by the coding sequence ATGAGCTGGCTCCCCGATGACTTCGTCCATCCCGTCCTGGTACCGCTGCCGGGCAGTGGTCATCACCTGCGGCCGATCCGGGAGGCGGACACCCCGCTCGACTATCCGGCTGTGATGGGTTCGCGCGAGCGGCTGTGGACCATCTTCGGCCCGGCCTGGGGCTGGCCCGCGGCCACCATGACCTACGAGGCCGACCAGGCCGACCTGTTGCGGCACGAGAAGGAGATCGCCGCACACCAGTCCTTCAACTACGCGCTGTTCGACGCGGCGGAGAAGTCTCTGCTCGGCTGCGTCTACATCGACCCACCGGAGAGGGCCGGCGCGGACGGCGAGATCTCCTGGTGGGTGGTGGACGAGCTGGTGGGCAGCACGGTCGAGCGGGCCCTCGACGAATTGGTGCCGCAGTGGATCGCCGCCGACTGGCCGTTCGAGCAGCCGCGCTTCCTCGGCCGCGAGATCTCCTGGTCGGACTGGCTCGCCCTGCCGGAGCACCCCGACGCGTAA
- a CDS encoding response regulator transcription factor produces MITVAVVDDDRMLLDGLRLWLDGVPGVHLAATAGTVDGLLTGTAVTVEAHLTETAAAQGAGAVLPFDVVLLDLVLGDGSQPPDNIRRLRAAGPRVLVISTVVDRRRIVAAIAAGADGYLTKDHDLPTLVRAVEEVAAGGTAHSAELAFAWAHDDGPTRPSLSPKERQVLLEYASGLTLKATARRVGVSPHTAKYYLDRVKDKYQQAGRPTYTKTDLAARVREDGWAAD; encoded by the coding sequence ATGATCACCGTGGCCGTGGTGGACGACGACCGGATGCTGCTCGACGGACTGCGTCTCTGGCTGGACGGCGTGCCGGGCGTACACCTGGCCGCGACGGCGGGCACGGTGGACGGGCTCCTCACCGGAACGGCGGTCACGGTGGAAGCACACCTCACCGAAACGGCTGCTGCCCAAGGGGCGGGAGCCGTGCTGCCGTTCGACGTCGTCCTGCTGGACCTGGTGCTCGGTGACGGCTCACAGCCACCGGACAACATCCGGCGGCTGCGGGCGGCCGGCCCGCGGGTACTCGTCATCAGCACCGTGGTGGACCGGAGGCGGATCGTCGCCGCGATCGCGGCCGGCGCGGACGGCTATCTCACCAAGGACCATGATCTGCCGACGCTGGTCAGGGCAGTTGAGGAGGTGGCCGCGGGCGGTACGGCCCACTCGGCGGAGCTGGCCTTCGCCTGGGCGCACGACGACGGCCCTACGCGCCCGAGCCTGTCGCCGAAGGAGCGCCAGGTGCTGCTGGAGTACGCGTCCGGCCTCACCCTGAAGGCCACGGCGCGCCGTGTCGGCGTCAGTCCGCACACGGCCAAGTACTACCTGGACCGGGTGAAGGACAAGTACCAGCAGGCGGGCCGCCCGACCTACACCAAGACCGACCTGGCGGCACGGGTACGTGAGGACGGCTGGGCGGCGGACTGA
- a CDS encoding S1 family peptidase → MATLESADTLRALEARLGADDTAGLYRDAATDRMVVTVTDEAAAETVRETGAVARLVERSGAELTAAKTTLDRTVHIAGTTWGIDPVADQVLITADSTVKGARLDALKVAAAELGEAARIEYETGRRGGRAAARRCPAQLKCGPVAVRSSAAAFGNPLRTPAHHSQSPRGTRKSTEVRRA, encoded by the coding sequence GTGGCGACACTCGAGTCCGCGGACACGCTGCGAGCGCTCGAAGCGAGGCTGGGCGCCGACGACACGGCGGGCCTCTACCGCGACGCGGCGACGGACCGGATGGTCGTCACGGTCACCGATGAGGCCGCCGCCGAAACGGTACGGGAAACCGGAGCGGTGGCCAGGCTCGTTGAACGCAGCGGCGCCGAACTCACCGCGGCCAAGACCACTCTGGACAGGACCGTGCACATTGCGGGCACCACGTGGGGCATCGACCCGGTCGCCGACCAGGTCCTCATCACCGCCGACAGCACCGTCAAGGGTGCCAGGCTCGACGCGCTGAAGGTGGCCGCGGCCGAGCTCGGCGAAGCGGCGCGCATCGAGTACGAGACCGGCCGGCGCGGAGGACGCGCCGCGGCCCGGCGCTGCCCAGCCCAGCTGAAATGCGGTCCAGTTGCCGTGCGGTCCAGTGCCGCAGCCTTCGGGAACCCGCTGCGTACCCCTGCCCACCACTCTCAGTCCCCGCGCGGCACCCGGAAGTCCACCGAGGTGAGGAGGGCGTAG
- a CDS encoding RICIN domain-containing protein — protein sequence MARRVRCGGMIAVLASMLVLLLPGSATAAAAADPPVRYTAWIDNAAIYEMRASYSWQCMDVRGESQNPGAVIQRFDCKGRLHQRFYFQPSGTPGLFMIGVYGRYCIGAQNAAVADGTPIVLGHCQGPGQHFRWVDRGNNHWEIVEAASGKCLMDTGRRSAIQLGACGNINEPYPSLWTPVYDRQYNYTSVWG from the coding sequence ATGGCTCGAAGAGTGCGATGCGGGGGAATGATCGCGGTTCTGGCATCGATGCTGGTCCTGCTGCTCCCCGGGTCGGCCACGGCGGCCGCCGCGGCCGACCCGCCGGTCCGCTACACGGCGTGGATCGACAACGCCGCCATATACGAGATGCGCGCCTCGTATTCATGGCAGTGCATGGACGTGCGGGGCGAGTCCCAGAACCCGGGCGCGGTGATCCAGCGCTTCGACTGCAAGGGCCGGCTGCACCAGCGCTTCTACTTCCAGCCCTCCGGCACGCCCGGTCTCTTCATGATCGGTGTGTACGGGAGGTACTGCATCGGCGCCCAGAACGCCGCGGTCGCGGACGGCACCCCGATCGTCCTCGGCCACTGCCAGGGACCGGGCCAGCACTTCCGCTGGGTCGACCGCGGCAACAACCACTGGGAGATCGTCGAGGCCGCCAGCGGCAAGTGCCTCATGGACACCGGCCGTCGCAGCGCGATCCAGTTGGGCGCCTGCGGGAACATCAACGAGCCCTACCCGAGCCTGTGGACGCCCGTCTACGACCGTCAGTACAACTACACCAGCGTCTGGGGCTGA
- a CDS encoding heparinase II/III domain-containing protein: protein MIRYSRSALRAAFATPVNRAVPKPLTGPHLDALWAEIRAEACRGADTATPSWSRFHSFEADGDRVPYERVYFGRRGRLNALAAGAWLDGEPAGLAALADMVWSVCEEYTWAVPAHSYLVTSTDRPMEQCVDLFAAETAHTVAEIVTLLGGRLPSAVTDRARAEVRRRVLTPLFGSDQPWSWETTANNWSAVCAGAAGMAALALVDDPDELNAAIERCLRVMDVYLSGLGTDGSCVEGVNYWVYGFGYFTYFAEALRERTGVDLLRDLPQATAAAAFPAAVETGGGRFVTFADAVDSMPLPAGLVSRLRERLGSPVPGAACVPSFDADHCHRWAHLSRTLTWTDPAVLDSPTTDAVAWLPDAAWLVDRRTVEDIQITFAAKGGHNDESHNHNDLGQFTLSADGEELLADLGASSYSHGYFGPDRYTAHLHPSARAHSVPVVDGVAQEAGRHAEAVVLAARADESGSVLRLDLAAAYAGRPVVRSFAWHPDARLVVHDTFDGATQVEEIFISRLRPRLADGAATWSGTRAAATLAYDETAWKPDVERIETTDHFDRPETVYRLRLRSVGRPAAVFELTVRPV from the coding sequence GTGATCCGATACTCGCGCTCCGCGCTGCGTGCCGCCTTCGCCACTCCCGTGAACCGTGCCGTCCCCAAGCCGCTCACCGGCCCTCATCTCGACGCGCTGTGGGCCGAGATCCGGGCGGAGGCGTGTCGGGGCGCGGACACCGCCACCCCCTCGTGGTCGCGGTTCCACAGCTTCGAGGCGGACGGCGACCGGGTTCCGTACGAGCGCGTGTACTTCGGCCGGCGGGGCAGGCTGAACGCGCTGGCCGCGGGCGCCTGGCTCGACGGCGAGCCGGCGGGTCTCGCCGCCCTCGCCGACATGGTCTGGTCGGTCTGCGAGGAGTACACCTGGGCGGTGCCCGCGCACAGCTATCTGGTCACGTCGACGGATCGGCCGATGGAGCAGTGTGTCGACCTGTTCGCCGCCGAGACAGCCCACACGGTGGCAGAGATCGTGACACTCCTCGGCGGCCGGCTGCCCTCCGCCGTCACGGACCGGGCCCGCGCGGAAGTGCGACGGCGGGTCCTGACCCCGCTTTTCGGCAGCGATCAGCCGTGGTCCTGGGAGACCACCGCCAACAACTGGTCGGCTGTCTGCGCCGGAGCGGCCGGGATGGCCGCACTCGCACTCGTCGACGACCCGGACGAGCTCAACGCCGCCATCGAGCGCTGCCTGCGTGTCATGGACGTCTACCTGAGCGGACTCGGCACCGACGGCTCCTGTGTCGAAGGGGTCAACTACTGGGTATACGGCTTCGGTTACTTCACCTACTTCGCCGAAGCGCTCCGTGAGCGGACCGGCGTGGACCTGCTTCGCGACCTTCCGCAGGCGACCGCGGCGGCGGCGTTTCCCGCCGCTGTCGAGACCGGCGGCGGGCGGTTCGTGACGTTCGCCGACGCCGTCGATTCCATGCCGCTGCCGGCCGGGCTCGTCTCCCGGCTGCGCGAACGGCTGGGCTCACCCGTGCCGGGAGCGGCGTGCGTCCCCTCGTTCGACGCCGACCACTGCCACCGCTGGGCCCATCTCTCACGCACCCTGACCTGGACCGACCCCGCCGTACTCGACTCGCCCACCACCGACGCCGTGGCCTGGCTGCCGGACGCGGCCTGGCTCGTCGACCGGCGCACCGTCGAAGACATACAAATCACCTTCGCGGCCAAGGGCGGCCACAACGACGAGTCGCACAACCACAACGACCTCGGCCAATTCACGCTCAGCGCGGACGGCGAGGAGCTGCTCGCCGACCTCGGCGCCAGCAGCTACTCCCACGGCTACTTCGGCCCCGACCGCTACACCGCACACCTGCATCCCTCCGCCCGGGCCCACTCCGTCCCCGTCGTCGACGGAGTCGCGCAGGAGGCGGGCCGCCACGCCGAGGCCGTCGTCCTGGCCGCGCGCGCCGACGAGAGCGGCTCCGTGCTGCGCCTGGACCTGGCGGCGGCGTACGCGGGCCGGCCCGTCGTCCGCTCCTTCGCCTGGCATCCGGACGCCCGGTTGGTCGTCCATGACACGTTCGACGGCGCGACACAGGTGGAGGAGATCTTCATCAGCCGGCTCCGACCCCGGCTCGCCGACGGCGCCGCCACCTGGTCGGGTACGCGCGCCGCCGCGACCCTGGCCTACGACGAGACGGCCTGGAAGCCCGATGTCGAGCGGATCGAGACCACCGACCACTTCGACCGACCGGAGACCGTGTACCGGCTGAGGCTGCGCAGCGTGGGCCGCCCGGCCGCCGTCTTCGAACTCACCGTTCGGCCCGTCTGA
- the nadE gene encoding ammonia-dependent NAD(+) synthetase has protein sequence MSEPASIALQQEIAQELQVTEAFEAKREIERRVAFLAERLTSTGLRSLVLGISGGVDSTTTGRLCQLAVERTRAAGHEARFYAMRLPYGTQADEHDAQLALSFIQADHVLTVDIKPASDAALQASLAAGVSFRDAHHQDFVHGNIKARQRMIAQYAVAGAHDGLVVGTDHAAEAVSGFFTKFGDGAADLVPLTGLTKRRVRAVADTLGAPVELVWKTPTADLETLDPGKADEDALGVTYDDIDDFLEGKPVDEQVFRTITSRYRLTDHKRQLPVAP, from the coding sequence GTGAGCGAGCCGGCGTCCATCGCCCTGCAGCAGGAGATCGCCCAGGAACTACAGGTCACCGAGGCCTTCGAGGCCAAGCGGGAGATCGAACGCCGGGTCGCCTTCCTCGCCGAGCGGCTGACCTCGACCGGTCTGCGCTCGCTTGTCCTCGGCATCAGTGGCGGCGTCGACTCCACCACCACCGGCCGGCTGTGCCAGCTCGCCGTCGAGCGGACCCGGGCCGCCGGGCACGAGGCGCGGTTCTACGCGATGCGGCTGCCCTACGGGACCCAGGCCGACGAGCACGACGCTCAGCTCGCGCTCTCCTTCATCCAGGCCGACCACGTGCTGACCGTGGACATCAAGCCCGCGAGCGACGCCGCGCTCCAGGCCTCGCTGGCCGCCGGCGTGAGCTTCCGCGACGCCCACCACCAGGACTTCGTACACGGCAACATCAAGGCCCGGCAGCGGATGATCGCCCAGTACGCGGTGGCCGGTGCGCATGACGGCCTGGTCGTCGGCACCGACCACGCCGCCGAGGCGGTCTCTGGCTTCTTCACCAAGTTCGGCGACGGCGCCGCCGACCTGGTCCCGCTGACCGGCCTGACCAAGCGCCGGGTGCGCGCCGTCGCGGACACGCTGGGCGCGCCCGTCGAGCTGGTGTGGAAGACCCCGACGGCCGACCTGGAGACCCTCGACCCGGGCAAGGCCGACGAGGACGCACTCGGTGTCACTTACGACGACATCGACGACTTCCTGGAAGGCAAGCCGGTGGACGAGCAGGTCTTCAGAACGATCACCAGCCGCTACCGCCTCACCGACCACAAGCGCCAACTACCCGTCGCCCCCTGA
- a CDS encoding substrate-binding domain-containing protein: protein MEDRHRRILRLVRERESLRVTELASALGISVETARRDVTALAEVGRVRRLHGSVTWPTAPLNARDARLARQVPTPPRGGPVLGMVVPTANYFYRSVIRGARDAATAAGARLLVGITEYQSDRDATQITNMVGAGADGLLLTPCWGIEGPSERDAARIAEVRVPTVLLERRIPLGLPGADLDRVASDHAGGTALAVHHLAGLGHRRIALLSRNTHTWPHIRRGYHAALGALGLPDDDISPADAARPGHFDEFERRADSLLELIRSEEVRAAIVHTDIDATNLLQRLLAQAVRVPEDFALVCYNDELAGLTDTPLTAVSPANHAVGETAVKLLLRRLEDPEVQRSTIEWLPELVVRESCGAPTGT, encoded by the coding sequence GTGGAGGACCGGCACAGGCGGATCCTGCGGCTGGTGCGGGAGCGAGAGAGCCTGCGGGTGACCGAACTCGCCTCCGCACTCGGCATCTCGGTGGAGACCGCGCGCCGGGATGTGACAGCGCTCGCCGAAGTGGGCCGTGTCCGCAGGCTTCACGGCTCGGTGACCTGGCCGACCGCCCCGCTCAACGCACGCGACGCGCGCCTGGCCCGCCAGGTGCCGACCCCGCCCCGCGGCGGCCCGGTGCTGGGCATGGTGGTGCCGACGGCCAACTACTTCTACCGGTCGGTCATCCGCGGCGCCCGGGACGCCGCCACCGCGGCGGGCGCACGTCTCCTGGTCGGCATCACCGAGTACCAATCGGACCGGGACGCGACGCAGATCACGAACATGGTCGGAGCCGGTGCCGACGGCCTGCTGCTGACTCCCTGCTGGGGCATCGAGGGCCCCAGCGAGAGGGACGCCGCACGGATCGCGGAGGTCAGGGTCCCCACCGTCCTGCTGGAGCGTCGGATACCGCTGGGTCTGCCGGGGGCGGACCTCGACCGGGTGGCGTCGGACCACGCCGGAGGCACCGCACTCGCGGTGCACCACCTGGCCGGCCTCGGCCACCGGCGCATCGCGCTGCTGTCCCGGAACACGCACACCTGGCCCCACATCCGCCGCGGCTACCACGCCGCGCTCGGCGCGCTCGGCCTCCCCGACGACGACATCTCCCCGGCGGACGCGGCCCGGCCCGGGCATTTCGACGAATTCGAGCGCCGCGCCGACTCCCTGCTGGAGCTCATCCGGTCCGAGGAGGTGCGGGCCGCGATCGTGCACACCGACATCGACGCGACCAACCTGCTCCAGCGACTGCTGGCCCAAGCGGTACGGGTACCCGAGGACTTCGCGCTCGTCTGCTACAACGACGAGCTCGCCGGGCTGACGGACACGCCCCTGACCGCGGTCTCCCCCGCGAACCACGCGGTCGGCGAGACAGCGGTGAAACTCCTGCTGCGCCGCCTGGAGGACCCCGAGGTGCAGCGCTCCACCATCGAGTGGCTCCCCGAGCTCGTGGTCCGGGAGTCGTGCGGCGCCCCGACAGGGACCTGA
- a CDS encoding sensor histidine kinase, with product MVLATGLYRASHLVVGVLAVVQHQRGSVLSWAGLAVALSVSLLVFGTARSRGWFGTWPPLVDVVLVGCLLPFAVYAGGANRPADLAWAMLLGGSASAVAAVAFVRPIAVAGAVAALVATHTAGYWPTGADVAVIAAHLNAIVSSAVLARVFWWYLRRQGTLLDAATEQALAAEAGRARYAERIAHHRALHDTVLATLTAIASGRADADALPVRERCAREAAYLRRLVQQQAEEDCDPGTAAAIERAVRSAESLGLRVNAQYHGPADVPAHAADALGQAAAEALNNVLRHAGTGRACVTVTGDGRRVVVTVVDRGVGFDPRVVPEGLGLRFSMGARMRESGGAADVDSAPGEGTRVELRWPA from the coding sequence ATGGTTCTGGCGACGGGCCTGTACCGGGCCAGCCACCTGGTGGTCGGCGTGCTCGCGGTGGTGCAGCACCAGCGCGGCAGTGTCCTGTCCTGGGCGGGGCTCGCGGTCGCCCTGTCCGTGAGCCTGCTGGTCTTCGGGACCGCCCGGTCCCGGGGCTGGTTCGGTACCTGGCCGCCGCTGGTGGACGTCGTGCTCGTGGGGTGCCTGCTGCCGTTCGCGGTGTACGCGGGCGGTGCGAACCGGCCGGCGGACCTCGCGTGGGCGATGCTGCTCGGCGGGTCGGCGAGCGCGGTGGCGGCGGTCGCGTTCGTACGGCCGATTGCGGTGGCCGGCGCGGTTGCGGCGCTGGTGGCGACCCACACGGCCGGTTACTGGCCGACCGGTGCCGACGTCGCCGTGATCGCCGCGCACCTCAACGCGATCGTGTCGTCGGCCGTGCTTGCCCGCGTCTTCTGGTGGTACCTGCGACGGCAGGGCACGCTGCTCGACGCGGCCACCGAGCAGGCCCTCGCCGCCGAGGCCGGACGGGCGCGGTACGCGGAGCGGATCGCGCACCACCGGGCCCTGCACGACACCGTGCTGGCCACGCTGACCGCGATCGCGAGCGGGCGGGCCGACGCCGACGCGCTGCCGGTGCGGGAGCGCTGCGCCAGGGAGGCGGCGTATCTGCGGCGTCTCGTGCAGCAGCAGGCGGAGGAGGACTGCGACCCGGGGACGGCGGCGGCGATCGAGCGCGCGGTGAGGTCGGCGGAGAGCCTGGGGCTGCGGGTGAATGCCCAGTACCACGGCCCGGCGGACGTACCGGCCCATGCCGCGGACGCTCTCGGCCAGGCGGCGGCCGAGGCGCTGAACAACGTGCTGCGCCACGCGGGTACGGGCCGCGCTTGTGTGACGGTCACCGGCGACGGCCGCCGGGTCGTGGTCACCGTTGTCGACCGTGGCGTCGGCTTCGACCCACGCGTCGTCCCCGAGGGGCTCGGCCTGCGCTTCTCCATGGGGGCCCGGATGCGCGAGAGCGGAGGAGCGGCCGACGTGGACAGCGCGCCGGGCGAGGGCACCCGTGTGGAACTGCGGTGGCCGGCATGA
- a CDS encoding DUF4328 domain-containing protein, with protein MSQTCGGCLPCPRFPGSHPDPSSGCRCRPGLPRRPVCCSAWPWWPTCSRSSRGRSTTAFGAASAKRGSIRSASKRRRERLYSLAGVIQTVTFLMCAIVFILWFRQMRENAELFAPDAHRKARHWVVWGWILPVVSLWFPRRIALDIGTASELLPGLPDAPRTPVNLVNAWWTVWICDTTLSNLAAQFARRVEEAGPVKAVVGLTMAADLLDIAAGVLAILVVRRLTRMQLRRATWTGHDSPAEASEQHV; from the coding sequence ATGTCGCAGACCTGTGGGGGTTGTCTTCCATGTCCACGTTTCCCGGGTTCACACCCAGACCCGAGTTCCGGGTGCCGGTGCCGACCGGGCTTGCCACGGCGACCTGTGTGCTGCTCGGCCTGGCCATGGTGGCCGACGTGTTCGCGATCGTCACGGGGGCGCAGTACTACAGCCTTTGGAGCCGCGTCGGCGAAGAGGGGCTCCATACGGTCGGCCTCGAAGAGGCGGAGGGAGCGCCTCTACAGCCTCGCGGGAGTGATCCAGACCGTCACTTTCCTGATGTGCGCGATCGTGTTCATCCTCTGGTTCCGGCAGATGCGGGAGAATGCCGAGCTCTTCGCGCCCGACGCTCACCGCAAGGCTCGGCACTGGGTGGTGTGGGGCTGGATCCTGCCGGTTGTCTCTCTGTGGTTCCCGCGCCGCATCGCCCTGGACATCGGGACGGCGAGCGAGTTGCTGCCCGGCCTGCCCGACGCGCCGCGCACGCCGGTCAACCTCGTCAATGCGTGGTGGACGGTGTGGATCTGCGACACCACGCTGAGCAATCTGGCCGCCCAGTTCGCCCGCCGTGTCGAAGAGGCAGGTCCGGTCAAGGCGGTCGTGGGACTGACGATGGCCGCCGACCTCCTCGACATCGCCGCCGGTGTGCTCGCCATCCTCGTCGTGCGCAGGCTCACCCGGATGCAACTGCGCAGGGCGACGTGGACCGGCCACGACAGCCCGGCCGAAGCTTCCGAACAGCACGTGTGA
- a CDS encoding DUF4139 domain-containing protein: MTAETAQRWESTLDSVVVYAQGALCRRLARGSVPPDGRVRVTGLPRSLDTGSLRARVLGASGVRVVEARVEVEAEPATSDIPGDPGGLRREVERLRDAHTAAKGRRDRQLGLIEEVMALRPVPPPRKREEPHRRTPTDAWLKLADFVDDRLTALHARLVELEEELRRVEHELEVAADKLDRASTDAPSAHVATTFSAALTLSGVGDGDAELEVELEYGVPGAVWVPAYRLTHRQGDDSGRLVLRASVAQRTGEDWTGVRIGLSTADLRRRTDLPRLRSIRIGRRQPTAAPSGWREPPAGLTDLFAGYDVAGPRPAAAARAGSAPVAVGIGSAPVAVPPPPPPPPPPPPPAPQGYGAPPPGLPAPGSAAAVPTREVVGGGVPGLAPPAGSRPGGGARPRSASFAAAAPMAPAAPGSPAPPPPPEPATGPPRPSGAELDYAALVLSGPDEQRGRRGRLFPASTDDLVAAEYRRRAEAVAALPLPGHAVRPRESAGSFDHRFDAAARADIPSDGAWHTVTVADIPVGLRTEYLCVPSVEETVYATLVLSNSTDRALLAGPVEVTVDDDFVLTAALPTLAPGGVRRVGLGPAEAIRVTRRTELLESASGLRNQTTVLDHRVHVELANRLGMPVVVEVRERVPVTSEPDVRIEERADWKAPVDGEGPEHHAPGTRLWRVDLPVGATAALDGGYEIRIPAAKALTGGNRRS, encoded by the coding sequence ATGACGGCTGAGACAGCGCAGAGGTGGGAGTCGACTCTCGACTCGGTGGTGGTGTACGCGCAGGGCGCTCTCTGCCGCCGGCTGGCCCGGGGAAGCGTGCCGCCGGACGGCCGGGTGCGGGTGACGGGACTGCCCCGCTCGCTCGATACGGGTTCTCTGCGGGCCCGCGTCCTCGGCGCCTCCGGTGTACGGGTCGTCGAAGCTCGGGTGGAGGTCGAGGCCGAGCCGGCCACCTCCGACATCCCCGGCGACCCCGGCGGATTGCGGCGCGAGGTCGAACGGCTGCGCGACGCCCACACGGCGGCGAAGGGGCGCCGGGACCGGCAACTGGGCCTGATCGAAGAGGTCATGGCGCTGCGCCCGGTCCCGCCGCCCCGTAAGCGCGAGGAACCGCACCGCCGCACCCCGACCGACGCGTGGCTGAAGCTCGCCGACTTCGTCGACGATCGGCTGACGGCCCTTCATGCCCGGCTCGTCGAGCTGGAGGAGGAGCTGCGCCGGGTGGAGCACGAGCTGGAGGTCGCCGCGGACAAGCTGGACCGTGCCTCCACCGACGCCCCGTCAGCACACGTGGCGACGACGTTCTCCGCGGCCTTGACCCTCAGCGGCGTCGGAGACGGAGACGCGGAGCTGGAGGTGGAGCTGGAGTACGGGGTACCGGGCGCCGTCTGGGTGCCTGCCTACCGCCTCACCCACCGTCAGGGCGACGACAGCGGCCGTCTGGTGCTACGTGCCTCCGTCGCCCAGCGCACCGGCGAGGACTGGACGGGCGTACGCATCGGCCTGTCCACCGCCGACCTGCGTCGCCGCACCGACCTGCCGAGGCTGCGCTCGATCCGGATCGGCCGCCGTCAGCCCACCGCGGCGCCTTCCGGCTGGCGTGAACCCCCGGCGGGGCTCACCGACCTGTTCGCCGGGTACGACGTGGCGGGCCCGCGCCCTGCCGCCGCTGCGCGTGCCGGCTCCGCGCCCGTGGCTGTCGGGATCGGCTCCGCACCCGTTGCCGTCCCGCCACCGCCACCGCCACCACCGCCACCACCACCTCCGGCTCCTCAGGGCTATGGCGCACCGCCTCCGGGGCTCCCGGCCCCCGGCTCTGCGGCCGCCGTCCCCACCCGGGAGGTCGTCGGCGGCGGGGTGCCCGGCCTCGCGCCGCCGGCCGGGTCGCGTCCGGGCGGCGGGGCGCGTCCACGCAGTGCGTCCTTCGCGGCCGCCGCCCCCATGGCACCTGCCGCTCCCGGCAGTCCCGCGCCGCCTCCGCCGCCGGAGCCGGCGACCGGTCCGCCGCGGCCGAGCGGCGCCGAACTCGACTACGCCGCTCTCGTCCTGAGCGGCCCGGACGAGCAGCGCGGTCGTCGAGGCCGGCTGTTCCCCGCCTCCACCGACGACCTGGTGGCCGCCGAGTACCGCCGCCGCGCAGAGGCGGTGGCCGCACTGCCGCTGCCCGGGCACGCCGTGCGGCCCCGCGAGTCGGCGGGCTCCTTCGACCACCGTTTCGACGCGGCCGCGCGCGCCGACATCCCGTCGGACGGCGCCTGGCACACCGTCACCGTCGCCGACATCCCGGTCGGCTTGCGCACCGAGTACCTCTGCGTGCCGTCGGTGGAGGAGACCGTGTACGCGACGCTGGTGCTCTCCAACTCCACCGACCGGGCTCTGCTGGCCGGCCCGGTGGAGGTCACCGTAGACGACGACTTCGTGCTGACCGCCGCGCTGCCCACCCTCGCCCCCGGTGGGGTCCGCCGGGTGGGCCTCGGGCCGGCCGAGGCCATCCGCGTCACCCGCCGTACGGAGCTGCTCGAGTCGGCCTCGGGGCTGCGCAACCAGACCACCGTGCTCGACCACCGCGTCCACGTGGAGCTGGCGAACCGGCTCGGAATGCCTGTCGTCGTGGAGGTCCGCGAGCGTGTCCCGGTCACCTCGGAACCGGACGTCCGGATCGAGGAACGGGCCGACTGGAAGGCGCCCGTGGACGGTGAAGGGCCCGAGCATCACGCCCCGGGCACCCGCCTCTGGCGGGTGGACCTGCCCGTCGGCGCCACCGCCGCGCTCGACGGCGGCTACGAGATCCGCATCCCGGCCGCCAAGGCCCTGACCGGCGGCAACCGGAGGAGCTGA